From Melitaea cinxia chromosome 3, ilMelCinx1.1, whole genome shotgun sequence, one genomic window encodes:
- the LOC123669143 gene encoding neuroligin-1-like, with translation MRADRAALYAWLICSAVALSTHKYSTRVIRTKYGPLRGIVVHSHPQVEAYLGVPYATPPLGSLRYMPPVTPSQWRTTRLADALGAACPQKPPAAVPREEALLLHPRARIRQLERLLPMLVNQSEDCLYVNLYVPVNGIEGESEGAGLPCLVFVHGESYEWSSGNAYDGTTLAAHGNIIVVTINFRLGVLGFLKTGAKGSAQGNFGLMDLVAGLHWLRENLPAFGGNPEKVTLMGHGTGAALANFLAVSPVARELLKRVILLSGSGLSSWALQREPLTVKRKVAEQTGCHGDLVEDDLAPCLRNKPLAELLAIQLDPPRFLPGFAPFVDGTVIVNPSSASPPSDNSRLGAGAAAVASAAGHELADFAHRELLFGLTTTESYLEFNAQDLEFGFNETRRDRILRTFVRNAYYYHLNEIYSTLKNEYTDWDKPVQNPLSVRDATLEILSDGRTAAPLIRLGYLHALRGGVTYFTHFHHLSQDKDYPQRPGSVHGEELGYYLGTPLSLSHHQQNFTQLEQRLSKLCMHYLANFVKYGNPNDPSATPPPSPIMGESPPLGPDQTPYWDTYDTINQLYMEISAKSEMRSHYRGHKMSLWLSLIPQLHRPGSDLPDAAMRHHHFQDDNANYYEGAVRTQSLSRAHVPHIVSIDVGSRAGELSRSTPPPRSAQPKPSPAPALSTECPPNSTTTPMQPDDALLRRLASSHYQSYTAALTVTIAVGCFLLLLNVLIFAGIYHQRGSRPRRCKDDLAEAGSSSSSDNYDGKLDYEVRAFDGKGFGFECKSAHVPRSSGSKFDLRTLSDCGEPTFGEYSCYDEKHRAARSSLPDVSVGSAIEAGSVVCIDTQKPDIQKVEGRIADAISRTSTFEPRVVDNSTQVKFGPVTDSSDGTSDTNGDSESAAAGSSGILRVPPATTTPVPPGIMKKRVQIQEISV, from the exons ATGCGCGCGGACCGCGCCGCGCTCTACGCGTGGCTCATCTGTAGCGCAGTCGCTCTCTCTACGCACAAGTACAGCACGCGTGTGATTCGTACAAAGTACGGACCGTTGCGCGGGATCGTAGTACATTCGCATCCTCAAGTGGAAGCGTATCTTGGTGTTCCATACGCTACCCCGCCTCTTGGGAGTCTtag ATACATGCCACCCGTGACGCCGTCACAGTGGCGTACGACTCGCCTAGCGGACGCGTTAGGAGCTGCGTGCCCACAAAAGCCTCCTGCAGCCGTACCGCGAGAAGAAGCGTTGTTGTTGCATCCGCGTGCCCGCATCCGTCAACTGGAAAGATTGTTGCCTATGCTTGTCAACCAGAGCGAAGATTGTCTCTACGTGAATCTCTACGTGCCTGTTAATG GTATAGAGGGGGAGAGCGAGGGAGCAGGTCTGCCGTGCCTTGTGTTTGTGCACGGAGAATCTTATGAGTGGAGCTCGGGCAATGCATATGACGGAACTACACTAGCAGCGCATGGAAATATCATTGTAGTTACAATCAACTTTAGACTAGGTGTGCTTG GGTTTCTCAAGACTGGTGCTAAAGGATCTGCGCAGGGTAACTTTGGGCTAATGGATCTTGTAGCTGGTTTGCATTGGTTACGAGAAAATCTACCAGCTTTTGGAGGAAACCCAGAAAAAGTAACTCTCATGGGTCACGGCACTGGAGCAGCATTGGCGAATTTCCTCGCTGTATCTCCTGTTGCCAGAG AACTACTGAAGCGCGTCATCTTGTTAAGCGGGTCGGGGCTTAGCTCATGGGCGTTGCAGAGGGAACCACTCACGGTAAAAAGAAAG GTAGCGGAACAAACTGGATGCCACGGGGACTTAGTCGAAGATGACTTGGCGCCGTGTTTACGTAACAAGCCGCTCGCCGAGCTGCTCGCTATTCAACTCGACCCGCCCCGATTTTTGCCAGGATTTGCACCATTTGTCGACGGAACAGTTATCGTTAACCCCTCTTCG GCATCTCCGCCAAGTGATAATTCTCGGCTCGGTGCGGGCGCGGCAGCTGTGGCGAGCGCTGCGGGACACGAGCTCGCAGATTTTGCGCATAGGGAGCTATTGTTCGGGCTGACCACAACag AATCTTACTTGGAATTCAATGCTCAAGACTTGGAGTTTGGTTTCAACGAGACTAGGCGAGACCGCATTCTGCGCACCTTCGTTCGTAACGCCTACTACTACCACCTCAATGAGATTTATTCCACCCTCAAGAATGAATACACCGACTGGGACAAACCGGTTCAGAATCCGCTAAGTGTACGAGATGCTACGCTAGAG ATTCTAAGTGACGGACGGACAGCAGCTCCTTTAATTAGACTCGGCTACCTCCATGCGTTGCGAGGGGGTGTGACGTATTTCACACATTTTCATCATCTCTCACAGGACAAAGACTATCCGCAg CGACCAGGTTCAGTGCACGGCGAAGAATTAGGATACTATCTTGGCACTCCACTGTCACTGTCTCATCATCAGCAGAACTTTACACAGCTTGAGCAAAGGCTCTCTAAGTTGTGTATGCATTACCTtgcaaattttgttaaatatgg CAATCCGAATGATCCTTCTGCAACGCCGCCGCCCAGTCCCATAATGGGGGAATCGCCTCCCCTCGGTCCCGACCAGACGCCTTACTGGGATACCTACGACACCATCAACCAACTTTATATGGAAATTA GCGCTAAGTCGGAGATGAGAAGTCACTATCGCGGTCACAAAATGTCTTTATGGCTATCCTTGATACCGCAGCTGCATCGTCCGGGCTCCGATTTGCCAGACGCCGCAATGAGACATCATCACTTTCAAGATGACAATGCCAATTACTATGAAG GTGCAGTAAGAACACAATCACTTTCACGTGCACATGTGCCGCACATTGTGAGCATAGATGTTGGAAGTCGCGCAGGTGAGTTGAGTCGCAGTACTCCTCCGCCACGATCGGCTCAACCAAAGCCATCTCCAGCTCCTGCATTATCAACGGAGTGCCCTCCGAACTCAACAACAACGCCAATGCAACCAGATGATGCTCTCTTGCGTCGGCTAGCTTCATCCCATTATCAGTCTTATACTGCGGCCCTTACTGTAACGATCGCTGTTGGCTGTTTCCTTTTACTTTTAAACGTTCTTATATTCGCAGGAATCTACCACCAAAGAGGCTCCCGGCCTCGGCGTTGCAAAGATGATCTAGCCGAGGCCGGGAGTTCCTCATCCTCAGATAATTATGACGGAAAATTAGATTACGAGGTTAGAGCTTTTGACGGAAAAGGTTTCGGTTTTGAGTGTAAATCTGCCCATGTACCGCGCAGTTCAGGCTCAAAGTTTGATTTGCGGACATTATCAGATTGTGGAGAGCCCACTTTTGGAGAGTACAGTTGTTATGACGAGAAACACCGAGCAGCGCGTAGTTCGTTACCCGATGTCAGTGTCGGAAGCGCAATAGAGGCGGGTAGTGTCGTTTGCATCGATACTCAAAAGCCAGATATTCAAAAGGTTGAAGGTCGGATTGCAGATGCCATTAGTAGAACTAGTACTTTTGAACCTCGTGTTGTAGATAACTCTACTCAAGTGAAATTTGGTCCGGTAACGGATTCGTCGGATGGCACTTCTGATACAAATGGTGATTCGGAGTCAGCTGCTGCAGGCAGCTCTGGTATTTTGAGAGTGCCTCCAGCAACTACGACTCCTGTACCTCCAGGAATTATGAAAAAGCGAGTGCAAATACAAGAAATATCGGTATGA